From one Scophthalmus maximus strain ysfricsl-2021 chromosome 19, ASM2237912v1, whole genome shotgun sequence genomic stretch:
- the mtrfr gene encoding mitochondrial translation release factor in rescue: MSRLYAVIGSVCDVSRRAVWRGSPSIPPLLALLPAGLTRVFAAGKKDLIDFPVLNEDELEEQFVRGSGPGGQATNKTSNCVVLKHIPTGIVVKCHQTRSVDINRKRARGIMREKLDVAYKGELSEVLVKKKESVLRKQEKKKKAHENLERKRLFKEALVADSKHGNDSV, from the exons ATGTCACGGCTTTACGCCGTCATtgggtctgtgtgtgatgtgtccAGAAGGGCCGTGTGGAGGGGCAGTCCCAGTATCCCCCCGCTTCTCGCCCTGCTCCCTGCGGGCCTGACACGTGTCTTCGCAGCCGGTAAGAAGGACCTGATCGACTTTCCGGTCCTGAATGAGGACGAGCTCGAAGAGCAGTTTGTGAGAGGATCCGGACCTGGGGGACAGGCCACGAACAAGACCAGCAACTGTGTGGTGCTCAAGCACATCCCCACTGGGATTGTAGTGAAG TGCCATCAGACCAGATCTGTGGATATAAATCGAAAGCGTGCCCGGGGAATTATGAGAGAGAAACTCGATGTTGCTTATAAAGGAGAACTCAGTGAAGTCCTCGTGAAGAAGAAAGAGTCggtgctgaggaaacaggagaagaagaagaaggcacaTGAGaatctggagagaaaaagactgTTTAAAGAAGCGCTGGTTGCAGACTCCAAACATGGGAATGACTCCGTTTGA
- the LOC118314034 gene encoding RILP-like protein 1 isoform X2 yields the protein METRETSALDRPAAELTVMDVYDAAAVLAHEFERVIDRFGCESLVGVVPKVVRVLELLEALVSRGAAAQEAEELRGELERLRRERSDKCEQERKHQKELELVDDVWRGEVQDLLSQITRLQAENKRLLVSISPKESPVTQEDLQKQEGMSEKERQVMKKLGDLVDKQRDEIRAKDHELTLKNEDVEALQMQQHRLIRINQDLCHRIGVMEAQVKGLIRQRAELEAAAQARQQEVGALQLEVTRLRKELREWELEREIVDIEESSLTRSGTSSPASPQMTLQPSEAVPPNAIKPNSVWMECGGDPGFLANCFECENSPSILPRSSNRGNDEEEGNKDEDTTAFSLVPADTEPEEEVDSLEQESDKPRFTLQELRDVLQERNELKAQVFLLQEELAYYKSDDSDDDTSSIVCTSPPPSCSNSTDPPESGIRRLIFTAIMPMVAAGLLTDDPTLLPIRRLSFV from the exons ATGGAAACCCGCGAGACGTCAGCGCTGGACAGGCCCGCGGCGGAGCTGACGGTCATGGACGTGTACGACGCAGCGGCGGTGCTCGCACATGAGTTTGAGCGGGTCATCGACAGGTTCGGCTGCGAGTCTCTGGTCGGGGTCGTGCCCAAAGTGGTGCGggtgctggagctgctggaggcgcTGGTGAGCCGCGGAGCCGCCGCACAGGAGGCCGAGGAGCTGCGGGGGGAGCTGGAGAGGCTGAGGCGGGAGAGGAGCGACAAGTgtgaacaggagaggaaacaccagaag GAGTTGGAGCTGGTGGACGACGTATGGAGAggagaagtccaggacctgctCTCTCAAATCACTCGGCTCCAGGCGGAGAACAAGAGGCTGCTAGTGAGCATCTCTCCCAAAGAGTCACCTGTCACCCAGGAAGACCTGCAGAAACAGGAAG gaatgtcagaaaaagaaagacaggtgATGAAGAAGCTGGGAGACTTAGTGGATAAGCAGAGGGATGAAATACGGGCGAAAGACCATGAGCTAACACTAAAAAACGAGGATGTTGAGGCG CTCCAGATGCAGCAGCATCGGTTGATAAGGATCAACCAGGACCTTTGTCACAGGATAGGAGTGATGGAAGCCCAGGTCAAGGGCCTAATCCGGCAGAGGGCTGAGCTGGAGGCTGCAGCCCAGGCACGGCAGCAGGAGGTAGGGGCTCTGCAGCTGGAGGTCACCAGGCTGAGAAAGGAGCTCCGGGAATGGGAACTGGAGAGAGAGATCGTCGACATAGAGGAGTCCTCTCTTACAAGATCTGGGACATCGTCACCTGCATCACCGCAGATGACg CTACAGCCCTCAGAAGCAGTGCCACCGAACGCCATCAAACCAAATTCAGTGTGGATGGAGTGTGGAGGGGACCCTGGCTTCCTGGCAAATTGCTTTGAGTGCGAAAATAGTCCTTCCATTCTCCCAAGGTCATCTAACAGAGGAAACGATGAGGAAGAGGGCAACAAAGATGAAGACACAACGGCTTTTTCTCTG GTGCCAGCTGATacagagccagaggaggaggtggacagcCTGGAGCAGGAGTCAGACAAACCTCGCTTTACTCTGCAGGAGTTACGGGACGTCCTGCAGGAGAGGAATGAACTCAAGGCCCAAGTGTTTTTGCTACAGGAAGAGCTGGCATATTACAAAAG TGACGACTCTGACGATGACACCAGCTCCATTGTTTGtacttcacctcctccatcatgcTCCAATTCCACTGATCCGCCTGAATCCGGAATTCGACGTTT GATCTTCACTGCCATAATGCCAATGGTGGCAGCCGGTTTGCTCACAGATGATCCGACGTTGTTGCCAATCAGAAGACTTTCCTTCGTATGA
- the LOC118314034 gene encoding RILP-like protein 1 isoform X1, with the protein METRETSALDRPAAELTVMDVYDAAAVLAHEFERVIDRFGCESLVGVVPKVVRVLELLEALVSRGAAAQEAEELRGELERLRRERSDKCEQERKHQKELELVDDVWRGEVQDLLSQITRLQAENKRLLVSISPKESPVTQEDLQKQEGMSEKERQVMKKLGDLVDKQRDEIRAKDHELTLKNEDVEALQMQQHRLIRINQDLCHRIGVMEAQVKGLIRQRAELEAAAQARQQEVGALQLEVTRLRKELREWELEREIVDIEESSLTRSGTSSPASPQMTLQPSEAVPPNAIKPNSVWMECGGDPGFLANCFECENSPSILPRSSNRGNDEEEGNKDEDTTAFSLKVPADTEPEEEVDSLEQESDKPRFTLQELRDVLQERNELKAQVFLLQEELAYYKSDDSDDDTSSIVCTSPPPSCSNSTDPPESGIRRLIFTAIMPMVAAGLLTDDPTLLPIRRLSFV; encoded by the exons ATGGAAACCCGCGAGACGTCAGCGCTGGACAGGCCCGCGGCGGAGCTGACGGTCATGGACGTGTACGACGCAGCGGCGGTGCTCGCACATGAGTTTGAGCGGGTCATCGACAGGTTCGGCTGCGAGTCTCTGGTCGGGGTCGTGCCCAAAGTGGTGCGggtgctggagctgctggaggcgcTGGTGAGCCGCGGAGCCGCCGCACAGGAGGCCGAGGAGCTGCGGGGGGAGCTGGAGAGGCTGAGGCGGGAGAGGAGCGACAAGTgtgaacaggagaggaaacaccagaag GAGTTGGAGCTGGTGGACGACGTATGGAGAggagaagtccaggacctgctCTCTCAAATCACTCGGCTCCAGGCGGAGAACAAGAGGCTGCTAGTGAGCATCTCTCCCAAAGAGTCACCTGTCACCCAGGAAGACCTGCAGAAACAGGAAG gaatgtcagaaaaagaaagacaggtgATGAAGAAGCTGGGAGACTTAGTGGATAAGCAGAGGGATGAAATACGGGCGAAAGACCATGAGCTAACACTAAAAAACGAGGATGTTGAGGCG CTCCAGATGCAGCAGCATCGGTTGATAAGGATCAACCAGGACCTTTGTCACAGGATAGGAGTGATGGAAGCCCAGGTCAAGGGCCTAATCCGGCAGAGGGCTGAGCTGGAGGCTGCAGCCCAGGCACGGCAGCAGGAGGTAGGGGCTCTGCAGCTGGAGGTCACCAGGCTGAGAAAGGAGCTCCGGGAATGGGAACTGGAGAGAGAGATCGTCGACATAGAGGAGTCCTCTCTTACAAGATCTGGGACATCGTCACCTGCATCACCGCAGATGACg CTACAGCCCTCAGAAGCAGTGCCACCGAACGCCATCAAACCAAATTCAGTGTGGATGGAGTGTGGAGGGGACCCTGGCTTCCTGGCAAATTGCTTTGAGTGCGAAAATAGTCCTTCCATTCTCCCAAGGTCATCTAACAGAGGAAACGATGAGGAAGAGGGCAACAAAGATGAAGACACAACGGCTTTTTCTCTG AAGGTGCCAGCTGATacagagccagaggaggaggtggacagcCTGGAGCAGGAGTCAGACAAACCTCGCTTTACTCTGCAGGAGTTACGGGACGTCCTGCAGGAGAGGAATGAACTCAAGGCCCAAGTGTTTTTGCTACAGGAAGAGCTGGCATATTACAAAAG TGACGACTCTGACGATGACACCAGCTCCATTGTTTGtacttcacctcctccatcatgcTCCAATTCCACTGATCCGCCTGAATCCGGAATTCGACGTTT GATCTTCACTGCCATAATGCCAATGGTGGCAGCCGGTTTGCTCACAGATGATCCGACGTTGTTGCCAATCAGAAGACTTTCCTTCGTATGA
- the LOC118314034 gene encoding RILP-like protein 1 isoform X3 yields the protein METRETSALDRPAAELTVMDVYDAAAVLAHEFERVIDRFGCESLVGVVPKVVRVLELLEALVSRGAAAQEAEELRGELERLRRERSDKCEQERKHQKELELVDDVWRGEVQDLLSQITRLQAENKRLLVSISPKESPVTQEDLQKQEGMSEKERQVMKKLGDLVDKQRDEIRAKDHELTLKNEDVEALQMQQHRLIRINQDLCHRIGVMEAQVKGLIRQRAELEAAAQARQQEVGALQLEVTRLRKELREWELEREIVDIEESSLTRSGTSSPASPQMTPSEAVPPNAIKPNSVWMECGGDPGFLANCFECENSPSILPRSSNRGNDEEEGNKDEDTTAFSLKVPADTEPEEEVDSLEQESDKPRFTLQELRDVLQERNELKAQVFLLQEELAYYKSDDSDDDTSSIVCTSPPPSCSNSTDPPESGIRRLIFTAIMPMVAAGLLTDDPTLLPIRRLSFV from the exons ATGGAAACCCGCGAGACGTCAGCGCTGGACAGGCCCGCGGCGGAGCTGACGGTCATGGACGTGTACGACGCAGCGGCGGTGCTCGCACATGAGTTTGAGCGGGTCATCGACAGGTTCGGCTGCGAGTCTCTGGTCGGGGTCGTGCCCAAAGTGGTGCGggtgctggagctgctggaggcgcTGGTGAGCCGCGGAGCCGCCGCACAGGAGGCCGAGGAGCTGCGGGGGGAGCTGGAGAGGCTGAGGCGGGAGAGGAGCGACAAGTgtgaacaggagaggaaacaccagaag GAGTTGGAGCTGGTGGACGACGTATGGAGAggagaagtccaggacctgctCTCTCAAATCACTCGGCTCCAGGCGGAGAACAAGAGGCTGCTAGTGAGCATCTCTCCCAAAGAGTCACCTGTCACCCAGGAAGACCTGCAGAAACAGGAAG gaatgtcagaaaaagaaagacaggtgATGAAGAAGCTGGGAGACTTAGTGGATAAGCAGAGGGATGAAATACGGGCGAAAGACCATGAGCTAACACTAAAAAACGAGGATGTTGAGGCG CTCCAGATGCAGCAGCATCGGTTGATAAGGATCAACCAGGACCTTTGTCACAGGATAGGAGTGATGGAAGCCCAGGTCAAGGGCCTAATCCGGCAGAGGGCTGAGCTGGAGGCTGCAGCCCAGGCACGGCAGCAGGAGGTAGGGGCTCTGCAGCTGGAGGTCACCAGGCTGAGAAAGGAGCTCCGGGAATGGGAACTGGAGAGAGAGATCGTCGACATAGAGGAGTCCTCTCTTACAAGATCTGGGACATCGTCACCTGCATCACCGCAGATGACg CCCTCAGAAGCAGTGCCACCGAACGCCATCAAACCAAATTCAGTGTGGATGGAGTGTGGAGGGGACCCTGGCTTCCTGGCAAATTGCTTTGAGTGCGAAAATAGTCCTTCCATTCTCCCAAGGTCATCTAACAGAGGAAACGATGAGGAAGAGGGCAACAAAGATGAAGACACAACGGCTTTTTCTCTG AAGGTGCCAGCTGATacagagccagaggaggaggtggacagcCTGGAGCAGGAGTCAGACAAACCTCGCTTTACTCTGCAGGAGTTACGGGACGTCCTGCAGGAGAGGAATGAACTCAAGGCCCAAGTGTTTTTGCTACAGGAAGAGCTGGCATATTACAAAAG TGACGACTCTGACGATGACACCAGCTCCATTGTTTGtacttcacctcctccatcatgcTCCAATTCCACTGATCCGCCTGAATCCGGAATTCGACGTTT GATCTTCACTGCCATAATGCCAATGGTGGCAGCCGGTTTGCTCACAGATGATCCGACGTTGTTGCCAATCAGAAGACTTTCCTTCGTATGA
- the rilpl2 gene encoding RILP-like protein 2 encodes MEFGDESSPALAFEKDAFELTAEDVYDISYVIGRDLLKISRTGDEVSDLQFRIVRVLEMFETLVNKYNLSVEELRMERDNLKSELDRIVKESSCGQATHTAGPNQLVVDLTDPNRPRFTMQELKEVLQERNQLKAQLMVAQEELQLYKSGILPRAEPAMVEVDLETPAATEHSPATINDAKEEKTTIGKLFSFRRK; translated from the exons ATGGAGTTCGGCGACGAGTCGTCGCCCGCGCTGGCGTTCGAGAAGGACGCGTTCGAGCTCACGGCCGAGGACGTTTATGACATTTCGTACGTGATCGGCCGCGATCTGTTGAAGATCAGCCGCACGGGAGACGAGGTGTCGGATTTGCAGTTCCGGATCGTGCGCGTGCTGGAGATGTTCGAGACCCTGGTGAACAAGTACAACCTGTccgtggaggagctgaggatgGAGCGGGACAACCTGAAGAGCGAACTGGACCGCATCGTGAAGGAGAGCTCCTGCGGACAGGCCACG CACACGGCCGGGCCGAACCAGCTGGTGGTGGACCTGACGGACCCGAACAGGCCGCGCTTCACCAtgcaggagctgaaggaggTGCTGCAGGAGAGGAACCAGCTGAAGGCGCAGCTCATGGTGGctcaggaggagctgcagctgtaCAAGAG tgggATTTTACCACGGGCTGAACCAGCCATGGTGGAAGTTGATCTGGAGACACCAGCGGCTACGGAGCACAGTCCAGCAACAATAAATGATGCAAAAGAGGAGAAGACGACCATAGGCAAACT GTTTTCATTCAGGCGAAAATAA
- the LOC118314035 gene encoding N-lysine methyltransferase KMT5A-A, translating into MAKGKKRFQRTDVKPEDTVEHKVTSREGTKENEPATDKDCIGKVHKIFQSLRSPSKPRSPLSDSSSMLIQEGNESDAANPDVSKLKKDIPKEMKCESSESKEQKPEIPCRSHGIREQCTDQPDQKEPTTYTNQVKSAADVKVTASKPRSRTGHKLGAKKVENKAPQNRKVTDYYPIRRSNRKTMAELKSEEHRHIDDLIKNGTEEGMQVKHMEGKGRGVFAVKDFKKGEFVVEYHGDLLELAEAKTREAQYGLDPQTGCYMYYFQFQSKTYCVDATKETSRLGRLINHSKIGNCQTRLHAIDGAPHLILVASRDIKAEEELLYDYGDRSKSSILAHPWLKH; encoded by the exons ATGGCAAAAG GGAAGAAACGCTTCCAGAGAACCGACGTAAAGCCCGAGGACACCGTTGAACACAAAGTCACATCGCGGGAGGGGACAAAGGAAAACGAACCAGCGACTGACAAG GATTGTATAGGCAAGGTACACAAAATTTTCCAGAGTCTACGGAGTCCAAGCAAACCTAGGTCCCCTCTGAGCGACAGTTCAAGCATGCTGATCCAGGAAGGAAATGAATCTGATGCAGCTAATCCtgatgtgtcaaaactgaaaaaag ACATACctaaagaaatgaaatgtgagaGCAGCGAGTCCAAAGAGCAGAAGCCTGAAATTCCTTGTCGCAGTCATGGGATCAGAGAGCAATGTACTGACCAGCCTGATCAAAAGGAGCCCACCACTTACACAAATCAGGTCAAGTCTGCAGCAGATGTCAAAGTTACGGCGTCCAAACCTCGGAGTAGAACTGGTCACAAACTCGGAGCAAAAAA GGTGGAAAATAAAGCTCCACAAAACAGGAAGGTCACAGACTATTATCCCATCAGACGGAGTAACAGAAAAACTATGGCAGAATTAAAG AGTgaagaacacagacacattgatgACCTGATAAAGAATGGCACCGAAGAAGGAATGCAG GTCAAACACATGGAGGGGAAAGGAAGAGGGGTGTTTGCTGTCAAGGACTTCAAAAAAGGAGAGTTTGTTGTGGAGTACCACGGAGACCTACTGGAACTAGCTGAGGCTAAAACAAGAGAAGCCCAGTATGGTCTGGATCCCCAAACGGGCTGTTACATGTATTACTTCCAGTTTCAATCCAAAACGTACTG TGTAGATGCAACAAAGGAAACGAGTCGTCTTGGACGGCTGATTAACCACAGTAAAATTGGCAACTGCCAGACTCGGCTTCACGCCATCGATGGAGCCCCTCATCTGATCTTGGTTGCTTCCAGAGACAtcaaagcagaggaggagctgctgtacGACTATGGTGATCGGAGTAAATCCTCCATCTTGGCTCACCCATGGCTCAAACACTGA